Below is a window of Humulus lupulus chromosome 2, drHumLupu1.1, whole genome shotgun sequence DNA.
ATTGCAGCAGCTTGGACAGATGCAAAACTTGGTGCGGAAGGGCACAAAGATCTTTTTGAGTGGTTGTCAAAACAACTATCTCTATTAATTGAATTTCCTGATGCTGTACAGCTACTAAAGCCAGCTTCCTCTTCTCTGACGGTAATTCTAACTTGTCAAAAACAGTGAAATATTACTTTTACTTGTTTGCATTGCTAGAATATTTCCATGCTAACAATAATGTGCATAGAGATGTAAGAATCATGATGCCAGTTCCCTTTCCATTGTTTCTagttatgactttatgaaattttCATCCAGGATAAATCATCAGATGTTCGTAAAGCAGCAGAGACATGCATTGCTGAAATCTTGAGAGTTTGTACACAAGAAACTGTAAGTGCACTAGTAACTTTTGGTACTATTTTGACTCATTGGTCAGTTAGTGCATGAACACATTGTTTGAATGTATTATTTCAGGTTGAGAAGCTTGTTAGGGATGTTCAGGGACCAGCTTTAGCTCTTGTTCGTGACGTTTGAAGCATTATGGTAATTTTCAAGGTAAGGTTGTTGGGTACTTGGGTCTCTTGCTTGTATTTTGTTTTGGTGATTTAtaccaataataattatttttttccagAATCTTTTGAATCTGCCAAAATAATTTCGGCCCCTGCATCCAAGACCCTTTTGAAAGTGGGTAAATCCACTTCTAATGGTGTTTTGAAGCCTGGAAGCAAAGTAGCATTTTCTTTATGTTTCCTTAAATGCTTACTTCTAGTTCTTTTATAACTTATAATTTTGTAAggagattattattattttattttattttttaattattttcggTTAATGATTTTTTAAAGAGAACTTTTGGTACGAAGGATTTGAGGTCAGAATCAATTATGCACGTTCAAGATATAGCAGTTCAATCGCAGGCTTTGCTAAATGTTAAAGATTCCAATTAGGTATAAATTAAGCAAGCAATTTTTGAATGTCTCTTACTTTTGAATATATTGACAAGTAATCATTTGGACTTTACTTATCTGCAGGAGGATAGGGAAAGATTGGTAGTAAGGAGGTTTAAGTTTGAAGATCCATGGATAGAACAAATTCAAGACCTTTAGGTTGTGGATATAGTAGTTTCACAgatttgtttattttgtatctAATTTAATGCATAATTTATTTAACATACATGTTTATGCAGAATGATTTGATGAAGTACTTCAGAGAGGATTTGCATAGACGGCTTCTAAGCATAGATTTTAAGAAGCAAATTGATGGGCTTGAGATGCTACAAAAGGTTTTTGAGTGCATCACTGGTTCATTTCTTTTGTATATTAGTGCACATTTTTTACAGTATATTCTGGATTTTATTGCACGCACTCCCATCGATTGGCAAGGAAATAGTTGAAGTTCTGGATATACCGCTAAGGTGGTTTGTTTTACAATTCTATAAATCAAACACAACATGTTTGTTGAAGGTAtagtttatttacttttttttcatgtttttacAGATCTTTGATTTTTTCCTCTCTTAGGATGCATTTCCTTAATATCTAGTTCTGTTTTTGACATGAACAACAGGTGCTGGAATTTCTTCCTGAACTTTTGGACACCTTGAGGAATGAGGGACACTCTTTGACCGAGTCAGAAGCAGCCATATTTTTGCCATGTTTGATAGAGAAGGTTCTTACAATTTTAGCACGAACATTGACAGATACTGTGATGTATTTttcttttgtgtgtgtgtgtgtgtctttTCACACTGGATAGTAAAGTAGGTTTTATCCCCATCACTGAAATTGCTGACTCTATATTTTCATGCAGATGGGCCATAACATTGAGAAATTATGGGAAAAAATACGAGAGCTAACCAAAAAAATTGTGCAGACATATTCTGCTGTAAAAAGCTTCCCTTATATTTTGGAGGGTTTGCGTTCGAAAAATAACCGTACACGAATAGAATGTGCCGACCTTGTTGGGTATATAGTAGATAATCATGGAGCTGAGGtcaaatttgtttgtgtgttgtcTCCACCCTCCACACCCGCTGCAATTGAAATAGAGGACGCTAACATCTATTCTCTTGACAGATTAGTGGGTATTTAAAATCCTTGCAAATTGTTGCATGCTTGACAGCAGAAAGAGATGGTGAAATTAGAAAAGCTACTTTGAATACTCTTGCCACTGGATATAAGATTCTTGGTATGTCATGATTTCAAGATTTTAAAGTATTTTCTAACTTGTTGAagattttgaatttttatttattgttccTTTGAGACATCCCATTTTCTTTTTGCCTGTTTTGTGGGGTTAAGTTTTCTtagtttgtaatttattttgtaaGTTGCATTGTATTAGTTGTTGTTTACAGTGAATGCAATTAGATTTTATctgtttaattttaatattttattgttaactGTTAATGACCTTTTTTCCCCATTAGGTGAGGATATATGGAggtatgttcttaataataaacgaactttttttttacaatgtgcaggtatattgagatgatttctttggagcaattcttgacaacatttgtagttgaggcctttagaatggaagaatgtatttcactaatttttgtatacatttcttgttttgtatgttgtaatatgatttcttaagcctagactagtagactaaatattgtaattacctttgagtaattaataaaaatctatttatgttaccttatttggctttaactttcatatttgttttcctagttttgtgtaagtaaaaaaagattatgtttctctaagctaatataacacatgttttatactaaagtgtagtataacacaaaaaaagtgttatataatcgactataaataacataattaaacacttatctatatattaaaataacacagaaattgtgttgtcgttgacagtacaataacacatctgtataacactgataaagtgttttgtaaagtaccctgacctacgataacatagtcgtgttatcgtatgttttgataacacatttttggtgttattaaaagtattttttcttgtagtgcaccGATCCTATCAAAatcggttgataaagaaactttgttcatctacctagcgatcacagaatatgctgccaGCGCTGtcttagtaagggaagaagaaggccTGCAGAATGTTTTTTATTATGTAaacaagaggctaattggagcagagctgcgatatccacctattgaaaaattagcctattgcttaattttagcctctaggaagctgcggccctacttccaagctcacccaatcacaattttgaccgaccaacctctacgacaagttctgcagaagccagaaaccgtaggcagattattgaaatgggcggtcgaacttgggtagttcgatatctcttatttgccatgagcagcaataaaagggcaagccctgtcTGACTTCATTGTAGaattcactgggcttccagacatcGAACATCCAGAAGAACCTGAAGAGCCTAAGCCTCAAAACCagactccctcatggaagttggcCACAGACGGCTCCTCTAATGAATATCACGCAGGAGCAGGTGtcattttgataacgcctgaagggcatcgatttcattgcgcaatcaggtttgacttcactgcttctaacaacgaggtgagtatgaagcactgctcgccgAGTTACGATTGGccagagacatgaacataaaggcacttgacatttacagcgactctcagctagTATTAAATCAaatcatgggagagtaccaggctcgaggtttaaagatggtcgCTTACTTAAACAAAACGAAGGACCTATTAgcgcagtttgacaagtacacccttcaggaagtacctcgcgaccagaattcaaccgctaatgctttggccaaattagcaagtgcgaaggatgttgatactctgaacatagtaccgGTTGAACAGCTGTTTTTACCGAGCATCCAGGCAGAGGAAAACTCTTTGGTGATCCAGGCGGCGGATACATGGACGGCACCTTACATAGTGTATCTAATGCAAGGCGTGTTACCGAcgaacagaaacaaagccaggacccttcagcggcaggtcgctaggtatatcctggtcgatggaatcttgtaccgaaggggatactcaatgccactcctcatatgtatttcgaaagagaaggccaaggaattgatgaaagaggtacacgaaggcttttgtggggaccaagctggggggcaaagcttatcaaaaaagatcctaaggcaaggatacttctggccaacaatgaatgaagactcgatggaaattgtgcggaggtgcgacaagtgccagaggttctccaaaattctacgagcagcccctaatgagctaaaacagatgcaaagcccgtggccattcgcagtctggggtatagacctGATTGGATCTCTGCCCACAGTAAAGGGCGGTGTCAAGTACGTTGTGGTAGCCGTTGATTTCTTCACAAAATGGGCTGAAGCCGAgtcacttgcaaccataacgaccaagaaagtattggatttcgtggtaaaaaacatcgtgtgtcgctatggattgccaaagaagattgtctcagacaacggcatgCAGTTTGATAGTATTATGTTCATGTATTTTTGTGAaggacatggaattatcaagagctttcttcagtcgctcatcctcaagcaaatggacaagtcaaagcggtcaataaaacgctaaaggatactctgaagaaaagactcgagGAAGCAAAaagagcatggccagaacaattgcctgaagtcctttggttgtacataacttctcatcgaacagcgacaggtcatactccattctccttggcttatggatatgaagctatgttgcctgttgagttagattcgCCATCGCAttgcagaataacgtacgatcaaggctctaatagccaattGGTAATGGAATCtcttgatttggtcgatgaaaggtgagagcaagcccaactccgagtagccgcttaccagcaaaaagtcacccggtatttcaattctaaagtgcgtgaaaggaaattcaatgtcggagatctagtacttcgaagggttttccttaacacctGCAATCAGactactggagtactcggaccaaattgggaaggaccataccagattgaggaagtcctccatccaggcacctataaacttgctcgcttaaatggagatctcattcctcgctattggaatggagaacacttgcgcaagtactatcaataaacaattcttcttaaaaaattggcttgtattaattttactttttacaagttatgaaaaaaggttggtcattttacgtgactggtcacttataagtgtaagatcttattgatcactcgtacagacatgttttgtccatttattacgagaaatataagggactgtgcgtagccagtcattcttgccaattattgtatttattacaagtattttctcattacgtatGTTGTTTTGCTGCATTATCGTTTTAAAATCTTTGCTccgagtagtaatgttcgaacaggttacggtcaaggaaagtgaccaaggacctaaagcacctcaatcacttgggggcatataaggcatctattaagcaaagcatatcgaaaggtatgtaaacacatgagaaaaataagtgaaagtatGCAAGGGTATTTgagtatttttcaaaactttgtattttgttaaatcaaaccaaagtactatgctaggttcggtcatgcgaacagatgttatgataaaatgcaaatattataatatcaagagGAATTCCTTTACACCGCAGTGgctactcggatgtaattgtttgttaaaagtaaGAGTttcccatgcagcaataaaaattaatGATGAAAAAagtaattgtctttacatcacgacccgtaggtcgtgtattaaaaaaataacaagaaaaataaaaaaggatacggggctggaggatcttgaggagcttTCTGGCCGACAGTGGCTTCAGCTTCATTGTCTACGCCATCAGTCCCCGTTGCCAGAGAAATCTCTAGAGAAGCAAGAATTTTAgccctttcttcttcctccaggtgAATGGTGCACTGGGACATTAGAGTCTGTCTCAAGCGCTCAGACATATAGCTGAAGTTGGCCCTctgattgtgcttccaaaactcatagaagcaaaggtgggtggcttccttatacttctccaagtttttggcATCAATTTATTCGAGCTCCTTCACGCGCCTTTCCAACTCCTTCGTCTTCTGCCTACTCGCAATCAGATCGAGCTCAAGCTGTTTGAATTGTTGGTAATTGAGTTtggcactctccctgaatttttctttatcttctttGGCTTTGTTCAAGGGCAGCCCATTTTTCCAACATCTCCTCGGTTAGTGTGGCTTTCTGCTCAAGCAGCTCGTCATTTAGCTTGGTCAGCTCTGCATTTTTCTCGAGCAGTTCACTAATCTGCTTGGTCAGTTCAGTGTTCTTCTCGACCAGGTCAGCATTCTTTCCCTCGAGCGCCTTCATTGCCTCAACGAGCCTGGTGTCAAAGTTTTTGGTCTAGGACACCATTGCACCCACACGGTGCCAGCCAGCAGTCATGGTCAGTAATCCCTACAGCCAGATAAAAAGAATTTGGTGATGGCAGAAAATTAAAAGGAAACTACTCAGCAATAGAAAGCGACTTACACTGACTATCTCGTTCAGCGCTGGATTTAGTATTTGGTCGGTCTCCATGGAGAAGGTACCGTCGATGGCCTATTGACTGCGTTTgtgtttggagagcttgtatattctctccctggccgaaCTGACCACgatgctggacagggagcctttggGCTGAGTTCGATGTGACTGATCAACTGGTGGCGTTGAGGCCGGCTGGTCAAGTGGAGAGGGAGGTGGCGTGGTTTCCTTCGAAGGAACAGCTGCTGAAGGATCCTCAGTCAGTGCCTTCTTTGAGGTGGTTTTGCTACTCTCCCCCTGGGtcctcttgctgtctttcttcctgcCTGAGGAAGCAGAAGCGGCCTTGTAATGCTCAAATACGTCTTCAGACAACATATCTACACGAAAGGAAACAATACGAGCAGTGAGACAAGAGATATAGATGGAACTAAAAAAGAAAGTAAGGAGATTATAATTATAGTACTCGTactacaactactggtcactgcattacttactgaactactaactgcttggaagaaatctgaatttaagtttggagaatttaagtttggagtatacttaaagtttccatccccatcaaataagtgacaaggaattggcaaactatctaagaatgagaaaatagtaccgttctcatctgagtAATCGTCGATGGGAGCAGagggttcggtggctttcttttttccctttcctagTGGggcagggggggggggggcagcaGCTCGTAGGGTCCTAGAGGgctccctgattgtcactccagtcgtcctcctcctttgaggttgcgacacgtctgggtgctgctcgggaatctcctcgccggtatcacttcccgctgttgactccctcacatattggtgaggtgccaaaagcccggCCAGCCTTAaattagcctctgtgaccagctgcttgacgctcttctctacgtcagtcatgctggccaagagtgctgatcagacttccatgtctggagtgggagccGATCGCAACCACAGGCCTGAAATGAAGTAAgtttctaagggaaatgcaggaagaataaaatgaaaataaacgaccaggggGAGGGGGaaatattacctccttgggtgaaggccaggttgttggcaaccatgtgtgtagtcagaaagtactcgAGATGGTACTTCCCCATATTGGATAAAAAGGttgtatcactcaggaaagtgtgggacatttcctggtgacagaagtggaagaaccccgtgttttcttgattggggttggattttaggtcgaacagatagttgaccttgTGTGGTGTGGAgacaggccatttcttatggctataaagaatatagagtgcagagagcattctatacccgtttggggttatttggaaaggaacgaccccaaagtagttggccgctccttggaaaaaaggatggagaggcaggatcgctcctgcctcgatgtgataccccGACCAGGCTATAGGTGCCTCCAGGCAAATTCGCCCGTTGGTCTCTGGtaggttggactagggtcaccccaggaagtctGCATTTCTTAATGTAATTAGCAATCATCCTAACCGTTAATCGGCTAGGAGGGgcaacgtaccattcaacatctagtTGAATGGCATTTCAAAGTTGGGGCTTCAGTTTGGATTTCAGGGTCGGGGGTGTTTTCTTCCTGGCCACTGGTTGAAGGAGTTTCAGCttaaggagcaggctgatttaaaGGGGAAGctgatggtttctttttctgggctttggattTTACTTGACCCATATTTTGAGGTggggtcgatggagtgtttggGGTGAtgcgagaaaagggaatttctggtatcaacagtgacggttgctcctcgtcttcAAGCAATTGGGCCAGCAAATcatcgtcgattggcctctcacctccccacggatcttgcatgaaaaaaTGCGAACAGAAAAGCGGGAGATGAGAATTTAAGGCCTAAAACCttatgtttaaaagttggaatagtgctgctcgtgtataaaagttaagcttttatacgaccagcagaaTTTTGATAAAAAACACTGTATTTCAAGCGAACAGTTTGGGAAATAGATTAAAAAGGAGAAGTgattttcgactctgaaagggcgggaaaaacccatttTTTCAGCTAACTTAAacatcgaatttttacttcgattttacgccctaaatctacaatcttaactaccaaactgactcctatcacctataagacattatttcactaccctatcaaacatcAATCAATATACCCACTTACCCCAAAACAACTTCAACCAAGAACATTCAAAAGCTCAGAGACAAAGCAGATATAAGATGGTTTTGCATGGCATTTCAAACGACTGAAAGATTcgggaaacttacttggatgaaagttagAGTATGAACACGAACGTTTTGAACGTCTAAGCGAAAGTTCCTTAGATCAGCGAtgaaaaattctgggttttctagGCTCTGAAGGTCGAAGTTCTTTAAaattcttgaagaagagaaggcgagtgaaaggtaaaaagtaaaaatttgatttttgggtATTATTTATAGTTCTCGTGGTgccgtaaaagaggtaatcatggaattacttttttcaaagtatggggaagtgcaatagccgtcagataattttttgggaaactgaaaagacttgattggacatgattggttacctttttcgagaaggcatgggcgacTCTGACAAATTTGGTGGGGTTCGCGAATAGTCGATTTtataagtttactttatgctggtcgcagtaaaataaacttggggggaaaatgttttccCAAAAACGGCTGATTGATGACGTGGCTAGGATTTCTCACATGTGGTTGACATGTGGCAGAGTCAAGATAAGGAGCaactgttcgattatcgaccaacTACCCGTTATTtcgtcaaacctcacgattagatgcgtCCAAGCTGGTCGCACActtcagtttatttccttaaaagattgtaatctcaTAATGAATAcgttgattatttcatctttattgccttgatacacagatattaaggatagtcaaggcccattggcccatgtaaccccccttgagcctataaatatgcatgagagagctcaaggaggggacttttggtcttttgaatcttttttctaAATACTAAGAGAGagcatatagtgcgattatccatcgtcttattgtaattctcccaaggtctgtgaaactcaagaaccctagttctttgatcacaacattgtaattcaatattaataatagcactaagtggacgtaggtcatttccattctttggggccgaaccactataaattatctGTGTCTACTCTTTACCAATAGATTACACTCTTGACTATTAtttcatttcttgtcgtatttctgactccgtgtccttggccaaatcgagggtcaacaacgTGTAAAAaaatagagttaatcatctcaagatatgttctattctttcttttagttatcccatttttttgtggagtgtatggtgcagtgcattcatgaATAATGCCacgttgttcacaaaacacattaaaatcatttgaaaagtattcactaCCTCTATCACTTCTATGAGTCTTaatttcctttccaattgattttataCTTTAGTTTTTtggattttaaattaaataaatgaatcaTCTTTACTCTTAggcaaatacacataagtatacctaaaGCAATCATCTATACAAGTTATGAAGTATATATTTCCTTCTCTAGTCATCATACCATTTAATAcatataaatcactatgtattaaatccaACAAGTTTGAAAAACCAATCGtcactaggaaaatgtttcttaaccatttcagatttaacacataattcacatttatcatgcttattcacatcacaattaatcaatctatatttaacaactattttaattgtgctataacaTATATGAGCAAGTcaattatgccacaaagtaatagaattataGTTAATCACATTGCAAGAACTATATGTCATATTACtattgttgatgcggttcttcagcaacagataattaatagaatgaggagtgggattagtgctaaataatgaaccgtaatagatgaatgatctcaaaataaaatgataacacgaatgcttttttaggtggttcaaaggttaaaatccttctagtccaccagccaatattattgatatctctctgatattctttacagggtatttccttacaaatttgaatccaaccctttgcaactcccagggtctccatatttatagggagagggcacctgggggttggcaagggaggtcatcctgtgaccttcttacccatcatgtcacttttgtgaaattcatgattaattcctaaaacctgacaatgaagtgtggtctaatcaataggtaagggggataatgggctgcacggcctaacccagtcgtgggtgcctgaacacgctcgtttatgctgcgtgtctgagaattcagggatggatcagacacgtgatgtctgatatatgcacatttacattgcgtggttgactttataaggggtcagaggtgccaactcaagctcgtatctgtagcttgatgtagtctcagcccgtggtgtccatacttctgactcgactccttagtaatcccattaagccttaggttacctcgagctaaagaggtaggaccttgtaaCAGCACCTCCGGGTACAGGACATCCACGtggttgatataattatgccatttctcagctcgctaatagcccgtggatatttagggcatacacCTATTGATATTATCAAGAGTACAAAGTTTGATCATCCTATCACATGAATAACCATTTCCCACAAAAATGTCCAATTTAGTCAAAAATGAATTTTTAGGATTCAAACTTCATTTCGATATCGGGTctactcaatagacttccacttacaatatttttattcatatcaagaacatataaaatattagttaGGATCACTTTCTTTCCGTTGGTGAAGAAAAAATCAATGCAGtcccttccaagtaccttggatctcttttcatttcccatttggactttaAGTCCATCCTTTGCAACTTCAAAGGTTTTAAAAAGAGTCTTATTAAAGgatgcatgaatggtggcacaagtatcataccaccatccttgtacCTTTTATTTaattgcattaacttcactcaaggttgcaatgatgtTCACATTAAATGCATTGGCCTAGGTATCCTTACTTATgtcaatgatctcatcatcaaatgcattgaccttatTATCTTACTTTTTGCAATGATCtaatcatcaattgcattgataTGTTTACCTTCTCTTAAGGCTGCATTAGTCTCATAACTAAAGACATTAATTATGTTAATTTCATTTAGGGTTACAATACATTCCACATTGAATGCATTGATATCAATTAGAGTTACAATGAATTCCTTATTGAttgcattaaatttaattaagatttctcatcatcaattaaagtAACCCAATTAAATTCATTTAAGAGTGCAATGATCTCAAAATCTATTGCCTCAACCATAAACTTACTATGGTTCATTTTATAATTGACATAtttcacatgatgatcaataattttacaaataaaGAAAGCACAACAATAGCCCTTGTATTATTTATTAACATTCACAATTGTACTCATACATTTGACAATAAACTAAACTCAAATAAAAATGGCAGCAAGCATTTCTCAATCAAATTCTTAAAATCTACACCAGAATTAATGAATTTGATGATACCTTTCACCATTAAAATATAATCCCAATTTATTTCTTCATCTTTAGTTGATGAAGGCCATCGATTCACATTTATATCTAGGCCACGCCTATCCAAGTAGAATTTTCTTTGGTTTCCTATTGGATGTGTGTTCAACACAATCCAGATCTTGAAGCGATGATTTGAGAATCGTAGAAGAAGAACAAATTTCTCTCATTGTTGATTACGCAAAACACAAAAGAGAAAGTAATTAGACATataaatcaacaattaataatatgaatAAACTCAATAATACAAACCCTGCAGATTAATCAAGAATCACATTCATAATATCAAGACAAATGttgaaaattcaaagattaaagaaaaatctaaaaaattatgtaaagtGGAAAGTGAATTTATAGCTCCTAGATAAATGGAAtcctcatataaaatataatagaacCATGAAAGgtaaaaacacaaaatataattggaaagtaaaaaacaaaatcaaagtaGTCTATCTTAGATAGTTATGGTTTTAGTGAGATACACCATttgaattaaataattgattCTTCAAACTTGGGGGGAACATTAAAAGGCTTATATATGAAGAATAATCTTGTCTACAATCTCTACTTCAAGCCTTCCCAAAGTTGCTGGAAGCTTCACCAAGGTGGAATGAGAAATGAGATTAAATAAGCCTTTGAAACTCACACAACTCAAGCAATTCTTGGTgtgtttcttggagaaaatgagtattcttagaaagctagagagagacagAGGGAGGGGGgattagagagagaaaattgaaaagtgtgatcaaggcttcacaACTCACAATGAcccattttatagtgtaggcaccgccATTAGGACTAACTAATTGGATAACACTtttttaaatacacattttttaacCCAAAAAACACATTAATTTCTCAATTCTAGGCGACATGTCGCCTGTTGTAGCCATTAATGGCTACAAGCAACATGTTACCATTCCACTATCTAAGGtatccaaaaatgcccttaaacacctccaaaagACTCCAAACTTTTAGGATAAGTTTGGATACTTCATGTATCACTTTAGACACAAAAAGTCAACTATAGATACCTACaacaaaaactcatattttcacttcaatttaAGCGAAAGCATTAAGTTTTTTACACTACTTTGTGTAAGACTACTTAACCATTagatttaaccaatctcaacattttcTACAAAAATTGGCTATTAAATCGTAACAAACATAAAATATTTGGTATTTATgcattttttaatgtaattaacAAGCATATTTGCAAATCTTAAACAAAGGGAATGAGTGAATTTGACATGACACCACATCTAAACATCTAGACGCATCTGAAATTTTAAAATCTCAATTGTATATCATAAAATTTTTGCACTACATTTCTCAAACATAATTCCCATTGAATTTAATGTATATAGTCTCTCTTAAACATAATAAAGAAATACTAAAGGACATTAACACCACATATAATTCTCGAAGTAGTAACTTAAGATAAacattattttcaaattttatgaTTTTCGCTCTCTCAATGATCACG
It encodes the following:
- the LOC133815094 gene encoding protein MOR1-like, with protein sequence MKCLTTFCEAVGPGFIFERLYKILKEHKNPKVLSEGLLWMVSAVKLKDLIDFCKDTGLQSSAAATRNSSVKLLGVLHKFTPSHPFSFVDIKGFLSDVKPALLSALDTEYGKNPFEGAAAAPKRTIKSAEPTLLKGLESTDWKARLESIEAVNKVLEEANKRVQPNGTTEFFGALRGRLGDSNKNLVMATLTCIGNVACAMSPAVEKASKGILADVLKCLGDNKKHMRECTFNTLDSWLSAVHLDKMVPYIAAAWTDAKLGAEGHKDLFEWLSKQLSLLIEFPDAVQLLKPASSSLTDKSSDVRKAAETCIAEILRVCTQETVEKLVRDVQGPALALVRDNDLMKYFREDLHRRLLSIDFKKQIDGLEMLQKEIVEVLDIPLRWFVLQFYKSNTTCLLKVLEFLPELLDTLRNEGHSLTESEAAIFLPCLIEKMGHNIEKLWEKIRELTKKIVQTYSAVKSFPYILEGLRSKNNRTRIECADLVGYIVDNHGAEISGYLKSLQIVACLTAERDGEIRKATLNTLATGYKILGMS